In Gossypium hirsutum isolate 1008001.06 chromosome D06, Gossypium_hirsutum_v2.1, whole genome shotgun sequence, one genomic interval encodes:
- the LOC107901009 gene encoding LOW QUALITY PROTEIN: thermospermine synthase ACAULIS5 (The sequence of the model RefSeq protein was modified relative to this genomic sequence to represent the inferred CDS: inserted 1 base in 1 codon): protein MGEAVEIFYPNGFSKICNATTKNQPPVDKSRQFDSWYEEEIDEDLKWSFALKSVLYKGSSEYQDIALLDTKRFGKVLVIDGKMQSAEVDEFIYHECLIHPALLFHSNPKTVFIMGGGEGSAAREALRHKFIDEVVMCDIDEEVVNFCRRYLTVNRDAFCNKKLNLVINDAKAELEKRTEKFDIIVGDLADPVEXGPCYQLYTKSFYEKILKPKLNENGIFVTQAGPAGIFTHKEVFSSIYHTIRQVFKYVLAYTAHVPSFADTWGWVMASDQPFSIGAEEIDKRIAERVDGELLYLNGSSFLSSATMNKTVYLSLLNETHVYTEENARFIPGHGLGNHL, encoded by the exons ATGGGTGAGGCTGTTGAGATCTTTTATCCAAATGGTTTCTCTAAAATCTGTAATGCAACAACAAAGAACcaaccacctgttgataagagtCGCCAGTTTGATTCTTGGTATGAAGAGGAAATTGATGAGGATCTCAAATGGTCCTTCGCTTTGAaaag TGTACTGTATAAAGGTTCTAGTGAGTATCAAGATATTGCCCTTTTGGACACTAAACGTTTTGGCAAG GTATTGGTGATTGATGGGAAAATGCAAAGTGCCGAAGTTGATGAATTTATTTACCATGAATGCTTAATTCATCCAGCTCTTTTGTTCCACTCGAA CCCCAAAACTGTGTTTATAATGGGGGGAGGGGAAGGGTCTGCAGCAAGGGAAGCACTCAGGCATAAATTTATTGATGAAGTTGTAATGTGTGATATTGATGAG GAAGTGGTCAATTTCTGCCGCAGATACCTGACTGTGAACCGTGATGCATTTTGCAACAAAAAGCTTAACCTTGTTATCAATGATGCCAA GGCTGAACTGGAGAAGAGGACTGAGAAATTTGATATCATAGTTGGAGATTTAGCAGATCCTGTTG GGGGGCCTTGCTATCAACTTTATACAAAATCATTTTATGAGAAAATTCTTAAGCCCAAACTCAATGAAAATGGCATTTTTGTCACTCAG GCTGGCCCAGCTGGAATATTCACTCACAAGGAGGTCTTTTCCTCTATATACCACACAATCAGGCAGGTTTTCAAGT ATGTGTTGGCATACACAGCTCATGTGCCATCCTTTGCTGATACATGGGGATGGGTTATG GCCTCGGATCAACCATTCTCCATTGGTGCTGAAGAAATTGACAAGAGGATTGCTGAAAGAGTAGATGGTGAATTACTCTACTTGAATGGCTCTTCATTCCTTTCCTCTGCAACCATGAACAAGACTGTTTATCTATC GCTGTTGAACGAAACCCATGTCTACACTGAGGAAAATGCGAGATTTATACCAGGACATGGATTGGGTAACCACCTTTGA
- the LOC107901008 gene encoding mechanosensitive ion channel protein 10, with the protein MAEKKRSAREEVVINVPSEENPKGLKGSPAKESEALDPKQNVQVSATKAFGPTANKPPKVPSAVNETPFTRRRSFTKPKSRFGEQSYIFETDQMEENGLANEEQVGGNSPYRHSFSKVSPNNKLGRSVRTDSAVSKTSTMASTGPSGESEYEEIIKKVKLHNEQLKRVKPKVVIEWLIFLLLLGCLIASLTSDELQSTHFWGLKTWKWCVLVMVIFCGMLVTRWFMHLVVFLIEINFLLRKKVLYFVHGLKKSVQVFIWLSLVLVTWVLLFLDVERSKTATKILDYVTWTLVSILIGAFLWLLKTLLLKILASNFHMNKFFDRIQESVFHHYILRTLSGRPLMETDEKSPLHLTVSNAKKGKGGKTKKLIDMGKVHKLKREKVSSWHMKVLVDAITNSGLSTISNTLDESTYDEGAEQADKEITNEEEAQYAAHQIFSNVARHESNHNHNYIDEVDLLRFMIKEEVDLVFPLFEGSNTGKIDRKSFTNWVIKVYKDQKTLAHALSDTKTAVKQLNKLVTVVLVVVTVIIWLLLMEIATTKVLLLLSSQLVVAAFMFGNTCKTIFEAIIFVFVMHPFDVGDRCVVDGVQLLVEEMNILTTVFLKLDNEKVYYPNSVLSTKPISNYYRSPDMGDGIEFSIDFMTPAKTIGKLKEEIRKHLEANSTIWHPSHLVVVKEIENVNKLKMALYCNHTMNFQDFREKNKRKTDLILELKRIFEELGIRYNLLPQHVNLNQVNQDRPDATYAAT; encoded by the exons ATGGCAGAGAAGAAACGTAGTGCAAGAGAAGAAGTGGTGATCAATGTTCCCAGTGAAGAAAATCCCAAAGGGCTAAAAGGGTCTCCTGCAAAGGAATCAGAGGCATTGGACCCTAAGCAAAATGTTCAAGTTTCAGCCACCAAAGCATTTGGTCCAACTGCAAATAAGCCACCAAAAGTCCCAAGTGCAGTTAATGAGACCCCTTTTACTAGAAGAAGGTCATTTACTAAACCCAAGTCAAGATTTGGGGAACAAtcttatatttttgaaactgatCAAATGGAAGAGAATGGTTTAGCTAATGAAGAACAAGTTGGTGGAAATTCACCTTATAGACACTCCTTTAGTAAGGTTTCCCCTAATAACAAGTTGGGGAGAAGTGTTAGGACTGATTCCGCGGTGTCGAAAACGTCAACAATGGCCTCTACAGGCCCCAGTGGAGAAAGTGaatatgaggagataattaagaAAGTCAAACTGCATAATGAGCAGCTTAAAAGAGTGAAACCTAAGGTTGTGATTGAGTGGCTCATATTTTTGTTACTCTTGGGATGCTTAATAGCTAGCTTAACTTCAGATGAGCTGCAGAGCACCCATTTTTGGGGTTTGAAAACTTGGAAATGGTGTGTGCTTGTGATGGTTATATTCTGTGGTATGTTGGTTACTCGTTGGTTTATGCATCTTGTTGTTTTCTTGATTGAGATCAACTTTCTACTACGGAAGAAAGTCCTGTATTTCGTTCATGGTTTGAAGAAGAGTGTTCAAGTGTTTATATGGCTGAGTTTAGTTCTTGTTACTTGGGTTCTTTTGTTTCTTGATGTCGAGAGATCGAAGACTGCCACGAAAATTCTCGATTACGTTACCTGGACTCTTGTAAGCATTCTCATTGGAGCTTTTTTGTGGTTGTTGAAGACTTTGTTGTTAAAGATATTGGCTTCCAATTTCCATATGAATAAATTCTTTGACAGAATACAAGAATCAGTCTTCCACCACTACATACTTCGGACCCTTTCGGGACGTCCATTAATGGAGACTGATGAAAAATCACCACTTCATTTGACTGTTAGCAATGCCAAAAAGGGTAAAGGGGGTAAGACGAAAAAGTTGATCGACATGGGAAAGGTCCATAAATTGAAGCGAGAAAAAGTTTCATCTTGGCACATGAAGGTGTTGGTTGATGCTATCACCAATTCAGGGCTCTCCACAATCTCCAACACCTTAGATGAAAGTACTTATGATGAAGGTGCTGAACAAGCTGATAAAGAAATCACTAACGAGGAGGAGGCACAATACGCCGCGCATCAAATTTTCTCGAACGTTGCTCGACACGAAAGCAACCACAACCACAA TTACATAGATGAGGTTGACCTTTTAAGGTTCATGATCAAAGAGGAGGTGGATCTTGTGTTTCCATTGTTTGAAGGATCAAACACCGGAAAAATTGACCGAAAAAGTTTCACAAACTGGGTG ATAAAGGTTTACAAGGATCAGAAAACACTAGCACATGCTTTGAGTGACACCAAAACAGCTGTTAAGCAATTGAATAAACTTGTAACAGTAGTCCTTGTTGTTGTTACTGTCATCATATGGCTTCTTTTGATGGAAATTGCAACCACAAAGGTGCTTTTGCTCCTTTCATCACAGCTTGTAGTTGCTGCTTTTATGTTTGGAAACACCTGCAAGACTATATTTGAAGCCATCATATTTGTATTCGTGATGCATCCATTTGATGTAGGTGATCGTTGTGTGGTTGATGGTGTTCAG TTGTTAGTTGAGGAGATGAACATTTTAACGACTGTCTTCCTGAAGCTTGATAATGAAAAGGTGTACTACCCGAACTCTGTTTTGTCTACAAAGCCTATCAGCAACTATTACAGAAGCCCCGATATGGGTGATGGTATAGAGTTCTCTATTGATTTTATGACACCAGCAAAAACAATAGGCAAGCTGAAAGAAGAAATAAGGAA GCATTTGGAGGCCAATAGTACCATATGGCATCCTAGCCACCTTGTGGTGGTGAAGGAGATTGAGAATGTCAATAAGTTAAAGATGGCTCTCTATTGCAATCATACAATGAACTTCCAGGACTTCAGAGAGAAGAACAAGCGTAAAACTGATTTGATCCTTGAATTGAAGAGAATTTTCGAGGAGTTGGGCATAAGATACAATCTCCTTCCCCAGCATGTGAATCTCAACCAAGTCAATCAAGACAGGCCTGATGCGACTTATGCGGCCACCTGA